TTATCTTCGGCATAGGTCTGTATGTTGCTTTTTCAAACTTTTTAGGACTTATTCCGGGGTTTCTTGCTCCGACATCCAATCTGAACTCCACACTGGCTCCTGCTCTTGTGGTTTTCTTTGTTTACCAGTATATCGGCTTTAGAAAACATGGAGCCGGATATATCAAACACTTTCTCGGACCTGTAGGCTGGCTTGCGCCGCTGATGATTATCATTGAGATCATCGGTCACTTTGCCCGCCCGCTGTCACTGTCCATGAGGCTTTTCGGAAACATTTTCGGTGAGGATCTTGTAATTATCATCCTCTTTATGCTGGTTCCTTTTCTGGTGCCGCTGCCGATGTTTTTCCTTGGTCTTTTCACAGGCGCTCTGCAGGCGTATGTGTTTATGATGCTGTCGATGATTTATATAAGTGGTGCACTTGAAGAAGCACACTAAAGTTTCATATACTAATAGGAGGACATTATAATGTCTAAAGTTGCAAGAATTCTTTTTTCTGTAGCTGCTGTAATGGCAGTTGCTACAAGCTCTGCATTCGCTGCTGAAGGCGGCGCTGCTGCCGGAGCTCTCTGGGCTAAGTACATCGGTGCCGGTCTCGCTATCGGTGTTGCTGCGCTTGGTACAGGTATTGGTCAGGGTAACGCTATCAAAGGTGCTGTTGAAGGTATCTCCCGTAACCCTAGCGCTTCCGGTAAAATTTCTACAACAATGATTATCGGTCTTGCACTGATCGAGTCACTTGCTATTTACGCACTTGTTGTAGCTCTTATACTTCTTTTCGTTGTTTAATATTAACGACAAATAATCAAAGGCGGGTTCTCGGAATCCGCCTTTTTTCCATTATGTTACTGTGGGGGCAGGTATGTGGCAAAAAATTAAAGAATTCAGTGCTAAAGATCCTCTCATCTTTACTGTTATAATTGCTGTTATAATAGTTGGTGCAGGTTTTGCGACTGTGCAGACTATGCATTTGACATCTTCTGCAAAGTTTTGCAAAACATGTCACCCTAAAGAAGATGTTGGCGTCAGAGGCGAGTATTACACCTGGAAAAGAGGAGTACACAGTGAAGCTAACGTGAGCTGTCTTGAGTGCCACGGTGCACCCGGGATAAAAGGATACCTTCACGCTCATGTAATCGTTGGTATGAAAAGTCTGTACCACGAAATTTTTACTCCTGAAGAAGACGTTGTAAAACACCTTACAGAATATGCTTCAACTGTTGAGGGTGCAGAGTATGCAACCTCTATGGAAGCGTGCAGTTTCTGTCACTCTGACGCTGCAAACGAAGATATGCGCAGAAACAGAGTTATTAAAGTTCTTGGTGAATTCAGAGGTATGGACGAAGTCTATATGCCTGAATACAGAGAAGAATACGGGCGTAACGATGTTTTTACAGAAGGCGTTAGTGCAGGTGTTGAACCTAATCACGCCCTACATATGGAAGCTGGTTTGTCCTGTATGAACTGCCACCTTGGGCTTGGTCACGCAGGGGACAGATTCCACAGACCTAAGATGGAAACCTGCTTTAAGTGTCACGATGATGTTCGTGAAACTGCAGCAGTTCCCTCAAATGACGATTGTGCTACATGCCACGTCAGTCAAAAAGGAATTCAAGAGGGTACTTATACAAAAGGCGTAGAAGGGGACAGATGGTACATGGCAGACCTCGACTGCTCCGACTGTCACGAGAGCGCTTTTGTAAGACCTAATACAGATACATGTGTTGCATGTCACGATGAATCCTACGCAGAGATCATGGTTGACATACAAAAATCATTTAAAGAACAGCTCCCTGCTGCTCAGCAGCTTCGTGATGAAATGATGGTTGCCCGCAAAGGTGTTAGTGAAGGGCAGCGTGACATCGCAAACGAACTGATCTATGTTGTTAGAGTAATAGAGAGGGATGGTTCTGCCGGTGTACACAACCCTGAATACTTAGACGCTATGTTCGAAAGAGTTCAAGAGCTTAAAGTTGCTTTTGATAACTATGTTGAACCTGTCGAAGCAGAAGAGGCTCATACACCTATGGTTGCTGCACACACAGAAGAAGCTGAGGAAGAGGCTCCTGCTGAGGAAGCTGCTGGTCCGGTAAACAGCGAAGAGCTTATGTCTATTATAGAAGGTCTGGAGGTTCTTGATCTTGCGGAAAGATACGTTCCGGATCCTACAAAGCCTGCTGTTCAGTTTGAACACAAAGATCACGCGGAAAAGCTTGCATGTGCAACATGTCATGAAGATCCTGAAGCGGGTTTACTGAAGTTTGAGCCGGGCGAAGTGAAAGGCACTAAAAATGCTTTCCATGAAGAGCTTTGTATCAAATGTCACAAAGAGATGAAGGTTAAAAAATCTTGCAGCACTTGCCACAAGAAATAATCTAAGTCTTAAAAGTTATATGGAAATGGCGGTGCTTTTTGGTGCCGCCTTTTTTTTTGCGTAATTATAGTATGGATAATTGTTTTGGTCAGATATAAGCTTGATTGCTGCTCATAGCCTATCTAATGCAAGGCAGGGTTAGTGCATAAAATGCAGGAAGTTTTGTTTATGCTTAAAGCGTGGTTTGCCTGGTTTGTGAAGGGTAAAAAAAAGGTGCAGCCCCTTAGAGACCGCACCCATGTTTTAATAGTTTTCTTTTTATTAATCTTCAGCTTTTTCTGTGATGATTTCAGGCTCTTTCATTTCACCGGAAGAATCTTCATCGCTTTCGATAAGTCTTGGTTCACTCACATATGCGATAGTTCCTTCTGTGGGTTCAAGAAGAGTGTGCTCCTCGCTGAACTTGATGTCAGAGATATGAATTGAGTCGCCGATGTTGAGACCGGAAATGTCCACAGTGATTTTTTCAGGGATATTTCTCGGGAGTGTACGTATTTTAACACTTGTATGACCAGTGTTAAGTATTCCGCCCATTTTAAGTCCGGCAGGCTCACCAACGAAGTCAAAATGAACATCAATATCGATCTCCTGACCTTTTACAAGCGCCTGAAGGTCTGCGTGGATGACTTTGTCTGATGTGTGGTTGTACTGAAGTGTTTTGAGGAAACAGTCGAAAGGTTCTTTGATCCCTTTAACTTTAAGTTCTATCCTGAAGTTTCCGAAAGGTCTTTTCTGAATGTCTTTTGCATTAAGGAAAACAGAAACACTGTCTTCTCCTCTTATGCTTATGATTGCGGGGACAAAACCTTGCCTACGCATATCGTTGAGTTCGCCATCAGTCATTTGTTTTCTTTTGGTGGCGTCCCATTTGATGGTCTGTATCATATAAAACTCCTTAGTATGATTTTATCGCGAATTCCTACTGTAGCACTTTTTATGGATTATAGCAATGTGTCAGATGATAATACTGCTTGAAAACATGATGTATTGAAGGTATGTTTACGGAAATATGATCAGAGGTGAAGATTTGATAGCAAAAGAAGGATTTCCCTTTGTTTTAGGCGCACTGGCGGTGTTTATAATTCTTATAATATTTCCTGTCAGGTTTCTGATGTTTATCGCGCTCCTGTTTGGAGTTTTCTGTTTATGGTTCTTTCGTGATCCGGAAAGACGTATTCCACCGTTCAAAGATATAATGATATCCCCTGCGGACGGAAGGGTCGTCGAGGTTATGGAAACAGAGTACGAAAGTCGGGAAGTAACTAAAATCAGTATATTTATGAACGTTTTTAATGTTCATGTAAACAGAATGCCGATAGGCGGTAAACTGAAGTCTGTAACACATAAGCCAGGGAAGTTTCTTGCTGCTGACAAGCCCGAAGCATCATATGAAAACGAGCAGAATGTCATCGACATAGAGACAAGCTACGGGGTAGTAACAGTCAAACAGGTTGCAGGTCTGATTGCCAGACGAACAGTATGTAACGCAAAACCCGGAGACGAGCTTCCCATCGGGGAACGTTTCGGACTTATAAAATTTTCATCAAGAGTTGAAATATTTGCACCAAAAGGATTTGACATTTCAATTAAAAATGGTGATATTGTGAAAGCTGGAGAAACAGTAATAGGAAAATACATAGGTTAACAAGCATTGAAATCAGAAGCAGCACAGAACAAAAATTACGTTTTGCCGAATCTTGTCACCATTCTGGGACTTTTTTGCGGGTTCTACTCCATAATAGCGACCTTGAACGGTAACTATGTTATGGCTGCCAGTGCCACGCTTGTTGCTTTTATTTTTGACGGTATGGATGGTAAAGTCGCCAGAATGCTGAATGCTACAAGTGACTTTGGTATACAACTCGACTCGCTTTCAGATCTTGTTTCATTTGGTGTCGCTCCAGCCATCCTTGTTTATAAGTGGGCACTTGCCCCATACGGAAGATTAGGCTGGATGGCTGCATTTTTGTTTGTTGCCTGTGGTGCTTTGCGTCTTGCGCGCTTTAATGTTCAGACTAAGAAAATTGACCCGAGATTCTTTGTCGGTCTGCCGATACCTGCTGCTGCGGGCGTAATTGTTACAAGTGTTCTTTTTGCAAAAGAGTTTTTCGGCGACCCGAACTCTATGACTGTTCCTGTCTGGTTCACATTTACAATCTACATTCTCGCCTTTTTGATGGTGAGCAATATAAAATACTATAGCGGCAAGACATTTATCCAGCAGAAATCTTACAATGCTCTTGTTGTATTTGTTCTTTTTATATTCGTACTCGGTCTCTATCCAGAACTATTTCTATTCCTACTATCTACTGGCTATGCACTAAGCGGACTTCTATACCTTGCGTATGTACGTCTTAAGCAGCCCAAAAGGGATAAAGAGGTGGAAACCGGCGAAAATAAATTATAAAGTCTTCGTAAGAAGACGAAAATAATTTTAAAAGCTAAGGCCTCAGCCCCTTTACGGGTTGGGGCCTTTTTTTGTGTTTTAAACACGGGGTTAGCAAATGTTTAAGTTTAGAGAAAAAATAATTTATATGCAGGAGGTTATAATGCTACTAGGTGAACTAAGAAATATTTAAGAACAGGAAAAAGTAGAGGAAAAAAAAGTTAAGAATTGTTACTATTAAAATTGACGGAGGAAACTAGAATGTCCAAAAGAAGAGTAATTATTTTCGACACTACTTTAAGAGATGGTGAGCAGGCTCCCGGTTTTTCTATGAATACTGATGAAAAAATACAATTAGCTCTGCAGCTTGAGAGACTTGGCGTAGACGTTATGGAGGCGGGGTTTCCTATCTCGTCCCCCGGAGATTTCGAAGCTGTTACCAGAGTTGCCAAAGTTATAAAAAATTCTGGTGTAGCTGGGCTTTGCCGTGCAAATGAAAAAGATATATCTGTAGGCTGGGATGCCTTGCAGCACGCTGTTCGCCCAAGAATTCATACTTTCATTGCGACCAGTGACATCCACCTTCAGCATAAGCTGAAAAAAACAAGGGAAGAAGCGCTGGAGATAGCTGTCAAAGCTGTAAAATTCGCCCGAAACCTTTGCGATGATGTAGAGTTTAGTGCTGAGGATG
This window of the Denitrovibrio acetiphilus DSM 12809 genome carries:
- the atpB gene encoding F0F1 ATP synthase subunit A, whose amino-acid sequence is MEHPLNVSMLFGMAFSHKFWHVTMTFLVVLIVIFLGSLAMKKKAEVPGRTQNTLELLVKSIYNMCDDVMGVEGRPYIPLIFGIGLYVAFSNFLGLIPGFLAPTSNLNSTLAPALVVFFVYQYIGFRKHGAGYIKHFLGPVGWLAPLMIIIEIIGHFARPLSLSMRLFGNIFGEDLVIIILFMLVPFLVPLPMFFLGLFTGALQAYVFMMLSMIYISGALEEAH
- the atpE gene encoding ATP synthase F0 subunit C, yielding MSKVARILFSVAAVMAVATSSAFAAEGGAAAGALWAKYIGAGLAIGVAALGTGIGQGNAIKGAVEGISRNPSASGKISTTMIIGLALIESLAIYALVVALILLFVV
- a CDS encoding cytochrome c3 family protein; this encodes MWQKIKEFSAKDPLIFTVIIAVIIVGAGFATVQTMHLTSSAKFCKTCHPKEDVGVRGEYYTWKRGVHSEANVSCLECHGAPGIKGYLHAHVIVGMKSLYHEIFTPEEDVVKHLTEYASTVEGAEYATSMEACSFCHSDAANEDMRRNRVIKVLGEFRGMDEVYMPEYREEYGRNDVFTEGVSAGVEPNHALHMEAGLSCMNCHLGLGHAGDRFHRPKMETCFKCHDDVRETAAVPSNDDCATCHVSQKGIQEGTYTKGVEGDRWYMADLDCSDCHESAFVRPNTDTCVACHDESYAEIMVDIQKSFKEQLPAAQQLRDEMMVARKGVSEGQRDIANELIYVVRVIERDGSAGVHNPEYLDAMFERVQELKVAFDNYVEPVEAEEAHTPMVAAHTEEAEEEAPAEEAAGPVNSEELMSIIEGLEVLDLAERYVPDPTKPAVQFEHKDHAEKLACATCHEDPEAGLLKFEPGEVKGTKNAFHEELCIKCHKEMKVKKSCSTCHKK
- a CDS encoding 50S ribosomal protein L25, producing the protein MIQTIKWDATKRKQMTDGELNDMRRQGFVPAIISIRGEDSVSVFLNAKDIQKRPFGNFRIELKVKGIKEPFDCFLKTLQYNHTSDKVIHADLQALVKGQEIDIDVHFDFVGEPAGLKMGGILNTGHTSVKIRTLPRNIPEKITVDISGLNIGDSIHISDIKFSEEHTLLEPTEGTIAYVSEPRLIESDEDSSGEMKEPEIITEKAED
- a CDS encoding phosphatidylserine decarboxylase family protein, coding for MIRGEDLIAKEGFPFVLGALAVFIILIIFPVRFLMFIALLFGVFCLWFFRDPERRIPPFKDIMISPADGRVVEVMETEYESREVTKISIFMNVFNVHVNRMPIGGKLKSVTHKPGKFLAADKPEASYENEQNVIDIETSYGVVTVKQVAGLIARRTVCNAKPGDELPIGERFGLIKFSSRVEIFAPKGFDISIKNGDIVKAGETVIGKYIG
- the pssA gene encoding CDP-diacylglycerol--serine O-phosphatidyltransferase; the protein is MKSEAAQNKNYVLPNLVTILGLFCGFYSIIATLNGNYVMAASATLVAFIFDGMDGKVARMLNATSDFGIQLDSLSDLVSFGVAPAILVYKWALAPYGRLGWMAAFLFVACGALRLARFNVQTKKIDPRFFVGLPIPAAAGVIVTSVLFAKEFFGDPNSMTVPVWFTFTIYILAFLMVSNIKYYSGKTFIQQKSYNALVVFVLFIFVLGLYPELFLFLLSTGYALSGLLYLAYVRLKQPKRDKEVETGENKL